caaacttcaaaatttcaacaatattatgtttgtgtaagaTTGTGTGTAATAATGCACAAGTACAagtgtacaagtgataagttgaggaataatattgttaaaatttgtcttatttttcttaagaaattcaaattttttctgattattcacatcttttttgtgaaaagagagtttgttaatgtaaatattttcataattcaatgttttttattgcacaaaaaataaagaaaaaaacttagagtggtcattatttataggttttcatgctattattttaatggtctggcctGCTtaagatcgaattgggctgaatgtggaactgaactaaaatgagtttgacagccctggtctatcaGCTTGAGCTTGAAGACAAAACCTTTACACTTGAAAATTTTTAAGTAATATTCATTCAGGCTCATGGTGACGTGTAAAGAATGAGTTAAAATGAAAGCTGTCTCTGTATGCGGTCTGTTTATCTTTATTTGCAGCTAATCTTATCATTGAGCAAATTCTTCTGTCAGACCTACAATCAGAAAATGACAAATTGCaggagaggaaaaggaagagTGTATAGAGTAGACTTTGCTGTTGCTGCTTTGGAAGCAATATGTAAGTGCAGTTTCGATATATCAGTCatttcagatcctgttctgattttatacattttttgaaaatgaTAATATGGATCCAAACCTGCAATTTAGATATTACTCTTAGCTACAGATATCCTACAAAACTGAGATGAACTGCTCAGCCACTGATGAaactcacattttaatatttataataaataataatacattaaaaaaaaaaaaaaagacagagataagaatcgttcacaatgttggtttttgtgaacacacaaatccactatttttacaatctaaaactttaaaactcattgaccttgtggaattcaaaactattcaaataatgtttaaagcaaaaaataacttactgcctggcaatattcaagaaatgttttgtgaaagagagggaggctatgatttaaggggaaagttaaatttaaagattcataaagtatgcactacattaaaaagtttctgtaccGAAATCTACATCGAAatatggttcaacaaaactcataataaacacagtagaatatcaaagtgcgcttcatatactttatgatgTTACCCTtgacaaagcaaatttgttcagcagcaaaaggaaccagactaccattctgctgttaggacgctggacaagacaagtaaaaaaaaaaaaaaaacgtagtgtgagatactccctggtaaaatgtccaaataaaagaggatacacaagcaaaggtgtcagaaaaatgggcaatgatgactgggagtacagctggtgtcggctgctgccttatcggtacagacagctgcctgtcagccagctgagcccataaaagaaaaaaaaaaaaaggaaaaaaaaaagtttctgtatcaccatctgtggagtaaaattatggaacaaattgtgtgtggagataaaacaaatatcaaacataattcagtttaaaaaatatatatatataaaaaaaattattcttgagaggtccagtatttaataatgacactgaggcctgtttgtttatggatgttgtactgataaatctgctggaattactgaagaaaatggttgaactgTTTGTACAACTACACTgacatgaacatattgttgtgtgtaattcagttactgcattatgcatTTGTGGTGGTTCGATGCCAAAATTAGGTAAATAGTactgtttgattcttgtatcaagttaatgataaaggtgtaaaagcactgaggggtaggattaaataagtttagacttcttcctgctccttttcgtccatgcaaaattcagacttgtatgtgctgaagatagaCTCTGTccgtttaaatgttttgttttgttttttctttggatgttcaaaataaacaaataaatcaaaatcaaatcaatatttctgcCCTCTGCAGATTGTCCAGAATGGCCCCCAGTTGCAGGTCCACATCTGGTCAGTAACCCTCCTGGGCTGGACACCATGAACATCTCCATTCCTTCTATCCTGTTTGGTCTTGGAGGGAAGTGTCTGCTCAACTGGGCCCTGGTGTTTCTCCAGAGGATTCACATCTGGAGAAGCTTTGTGGGGGTTTTCAGTCTATCCCTGGCTGTAGCTGACACGGCCCTGACCCTTGCTGTTACCACCATTTATGTCCACGCTGATGGACACTTCCTCTACATGGGACTGCAGCTGACAACCTACCATGTATGTTTGCTGGTTCAAATCCTTGGACACATCTACAGGGTGCTGCATTGGTCTGTGGTGGCGCTAGCCGGTCTGGATCATGCCTTCCTTGTGTCTCAGAGGCTGGACCTAACCGCTGTCCAGACCACATGGATTGTGTATTTATTCGTTGCGGGCCTGCTGTGGTATCTGGCCGTTCTCTATGTCTTTGTGTTGTCAGATCTCAGTCCTGTCTTGGATGATGTGCCTCACTACCAGATGCACCGGTGCTGGATGCCCCATACATCCCAGATCCAAGATGTTCTAATGGTGCTGGTGTTCTTCATTCTGGGTTATATAGTCTGGCATGGTGGACGTCAAACACTCCGATTATCCAGCAGTCTTAATCTGAAGGACCAAGTTATAAACCAAAGTGGAATTCACTCCAGGATACACTTTGTTCTCCAGGTTTTGCATATATTTCTGAACACATGGGCCTTGTTCCTGGTTTTTCTAGCGGTGCTCATCCTCCTGCCTGTGGGAATACCTGCATACCTGGGTCTGAACGTAGCCTGGCTCTCATTCCTTAACAGCCTTCTGATTGGAGTCACTCTATGTGTACTACATCCAGCCTTTGAGCTAGCACAGGGCTTGGCAGCAGTTCCACCAGATAGCTTCTGTGAGTGGAAGTTTAAATTTAGCCTGGCAACAGATGACACAACCTGATTTGACCAATAAACACACTATGGAAAAAGTTTGGAATGGCTGATCTCTGCTCTTAACATTGTTTTGGAATTTGTGGCATTAAAAACACTTTGTTATCAGGTTCTGTGAACTTACTcccaaccaaggttctaatagttttaaatgtttcattatagtttaattttgacttttttttctctaatttagttcgttttcattcgttttta
The DNA window shown above is from Sphaeramia orbicularis chromosome 17, fSphaOr1.1, whole genome shotgun sequence and carries:
- the gpr160 gene encoding putative G-protein coupled receptor 160 — protein: MNISIPSILFGLGGKCLLNWALVFLQRIHIWRSFVGVFSLSLAVADTALTLAVTTIYVHADGHFLYMGLQLTTYHVCLLVQILGHIYRVLHWSVVALAGLDHAFLVSQRLDLTAVQTTWIVYLFVAGLLWYLAVLYVFVLSDLSPVLDDVPHYQMHRCWMPHTSQIQDVLMVLVFFILGYIVWHGGRQTLRLSSSLNLKDQVINQSGIHSRIHFVLQVLHIFLNTWALFLVFLAVLILLPVGIPAYLGLNVAWLSFLNSLLIGVTLCVLHPAFELAQGLAAVPPDSFCEWKFKFSLATDDTT